CAGAATGCTTATTCCTTTGAAAAATCTGCTAAATTTGACTATAAGACATTGTGCATTGACAACAATACCGAAGAATTTGATTTTCAGACTTCCGAAATTAAGATATCTTGACTTGTCACAAAATCATATTaagacgtggaaaggtaacatagcGTTCCAGAATGTATCATCCATCGAAGTACTGAGACTTGATATGAACTACATCACAGTATTCAAAGAATCGTTATTTCCACCGGACTTGAGAAGAAATCTGAAAAGTATATATCTAGCTAATAATCCTTTTTCATGCACGTGTAAACTACTTTGGCTAAGGAAGTGGATAGAAGAAAAGTCAGAAAAATTTAAGCAATACCCTGAGGATTATATATGTAGCACACCTATCGAGTTACATGGTTCATTGTTAAAAAGCTACTTTCCTTCAGACAGAAAATGTGAAAGCATTAACGAACTTCTTATAGCATTTACAGTGTTATCAAcaattggtatttttgttgtcATGCTTGTAAGTTTGGTATATAAAGGTCGATGGCACATACGTCATGCAATATATCTCTGCCATGTGCGAAGAAAAGGTCACGAAGGCATGGATGATGTGTCAAATATCTTATATTCGGGATTTGTCGTTTATTGCGAAGAAGACCAAGAGTGGGTGAAGGAAAAGTTTGtcaaaatggtcgaaataaaCGACCGTAAACTGTGTATTCATCATCGCGATTTTGACGGAGGAAAATTAATTATTGACAATATCGCAAACGGAATTGCCCGAAGTAGAAAAGTTATACTTATTCTGTCACGAGCAATGATACAGAGTGATTGGTGTCTGTTTGAAATGCGACTTGCccataaaaagtttttaaagcgTGCAGACTCACTTTTGATTATAATGTTAGAGACCGTATCACCTGATCATATGCCGAAGTCTTTACATACACTTTTAACAATATCAACATATATACGATGGTCAGGTGGTTTGACAGAAGAGGAGGAGTTTTGGAAGAAAGTTCGGAGGGCAATAAAATAATATTGTCACTGATAAGTATTTCCACCAGTGTTTAAGTGACCCTTAAATACAAACTgttcttatgaaaaaaatgggTGAGATATGATGTGATATCGACAGCAATTACGTTTTTAAAATTCATCATCCTTTCCTGACttttttgtaagagttatctcattAAGCATGTGTTCATGTTATCACAAATCTTTCAACAAGCTTTTCAATTGTTAGCCACAACCTCATGATTCATTGAATTTTAAATcttgtatgtgtttttttttaagtaatccTATAAAGCGGTGAGTATATAACACATATGGGCATTGCAGtgtttaaacttttcaaaaaagaGTACGGTATAATTATGTATGATGCATAGGGAAATTAGGATTGCTGAAAAGTTCATGGTGGAATagtgtataaaaatataattgagaatgtaaatggggaatgtgtcaaaaagacaacattcctaccatagaacagacaacagcagaaggtcaccaataggtcttcaatgcatcgagaaactcccacacccggatGCGTCCTTAAGCtcgtccctaaacaaatatctatactagtacagggataatggacgccatacttaactccgtattttacacaagaaactaaaaaaaaaaatcatacaagactaacaaaggccagaatgtcctgacttgggacagcgcaaaaatgcggcggggttaaacatgtttttttgagatctcaacactcccctatacctctagccaatgcagaaaagaaaacgcacaacaatacgcacattaaattcAGATTAAGAGAAtaccgagtccgatgtcagaagaggtacatgaaaaaaaaagagaaaataaacaaaatgacattaatacataaataacaacagactactcgcagttactgacatgcaagctccagacctcaattaaactgattgaaagattatgtcttcatcatatgaatatcaggcacaatccctcccggtaggggtttagtattataccatcatgaaatatatgcgaagaacataacccgtgtcatcacaacaactggttttaaataaaagtgtttaattccgatgcaaacacccaataagtgaatcaatattaaatccaaaaatgcaatctttaatgacctgacaacagcaTCCTaaatatatcccttcttaataagtctgattAAAATTtgtgttagcttctgaggtgaatattgacatttttgtgtttttgaaagaatattaccataaaagattggatgtgaaataccataacgtataagatgtctgcatgttgagttatatttacgaatgatgtccttgtactgatgataaaatttagttaatgttttgactagtttttgatatcgaaaaccctggtgtaataatttttcagtaatacataaatttatctCGCTAAAATCTAACATGTTGTTGCATTCAccagcgaatcgtacaagttgagatatataaacaccgtactATGGTGACAAAGGAACGTCACcatttaaaaatggataattaacaattagaaatgaaaaatcatctcttttatcatacatttttatattaagctttccgttaataaTATAGATATGAAGATGTTATTTTCTGTCTTAAATAATAATGTAATGTTTTGTGTTATGAAGAAGTAGTAATATTCAGTAGCTTTATAGAGTAGTATGTGCTATTTATACTTTGGGATATATTTCCCTGTTACGCAGTCTCCTGTAGCTAGATATTTCCACAAATACGGccgtctgtttttttttttaattatttccctTATTGTCATGCCGGTGACTTTTACTGTCTGGTATGGGTTTTGTAAATGAATGAGCTAAGTATGTTGACTGACAATTGTTACATAACTGTTCATTGCACTCTGAAAAGCGTTGTAGATAGTATATTGAAATTTGTTGAtggaaaaatgttttatgttGGAGTAACATAtgcatatatttaacattttccGAGATAAATAGAGGCTGCTGTATACACATTATTATAACTAATATGtataacacaataaaaatatttagttttctagctttgttatattttacattaagcCTCATAGTAGTTGCTTGGCAAAACTAGTTGATGCAAAATagaggcaacagaagtataccgatGTTAAAAATTCGTAAATCGATGGTGGAAAAAATTTGGGTAACACACTAAATTttagggaaacacattaaatataagagaagaacaacgacacaacattaaaatgtaacacacagaaaacgaactaagcattagacaaaatccgatgagaataacaaatataacatcaacaccaaatacatgaatttgggatagaaaagtaccgtgacacgtcttataataatgtgaattcacactcaaatataagagaaaacaaacgtacgacacaacgttaaaatgtaacttacacagaaacgaactataatataataatggccatattcctgaatcTCAAAGCATTATGAAGTATACCTATAATCATTATTTACAATCATATAATACAATAAGCCATTTCATGATGGTACCTGTcgaattatttgataaaaaatcatTCGCCATTTTTGATAAAGTACAAAATCGTTTGAATCTCAGATGTAATTTCATGATTTCTATCGCTAATAGTCTAATGTcatctcatatttgatttaataaaacctAAGGTAAAATATAAAAGTCTGATCTGTTTCTTGTAAAAGTGTTTAGAACTGTTGACCAATGTATAAAGGTAGGAAAAACAAAACCACCAAATTAACGTCATTGTAGTTAAACAGCTCTTAATGTTAgacaacaatttaaaaattatcaatGAGTAAACTGGTGTTTTAATTCAAAAGTGAAGGTCGATGAGAATTACTTCTGTCTTTTTtcctaaagtttttttttagtaaagaCTACTATCCGTCCGACCAGCAAGAAGATTCTTCAAAATTGCTTTTACAAATCATCTTTTGGCAATGATTATGCTTATATAATGAGAGCTAACAAAATAACTTCACGTTGTTATACTCTCCTTCATTAAGATGTTTCTGAATATTTTAATTGGAGACTACTTTTTGTCCGTAAAATAAAACAATCCGCTAAAAATTGCCACTAAAATATGGAATGTAATTGTATGTTtcgatattttttaaaacaagttaCAGCTTTAGGCAATGTGATTAGATAATTAGATCAAACAAAATATCTTTACGTTCTTGTACTTTTCTTCAATAAGAGGATATTGAGGTTTGAAAATACAGTTACAATTGAACCACTACAATTGTTATTACAAAAGGCCAAGTGGTCGCTTATAATGTATCACAAGACAGGCTCACGTGCTTTATTGTATATGAAGATCTAACGTATTTGATTAGATTGAGTCTTTGATGATAACGTATGAAGATAGTAGACGTTATTAAAAGAAGATGCATTTTATATTAGAGTggaacctttgcggattggtatacgtcggtgaaacgaaaggaaggctaaacaaacgtatgtgcggtcatagatcagacattaacctcaatgctaacgacattctataccagtatttcaatcagcccgatcattccatcgtttctatgacagttcgcattatcgaaaagatataccatagctctaacaatcctaatctttcaacgactctccgtagacaaaaagaagactactggattagacaattgggaactgcaataccgtatggctgcaatgacaaaattgatggtataggtattatatctagtccttcgtgtaactcggtgaatgtgatgaatattttcaactcgactcctcgacgtagacgcagtcatggtcatcgtcattatacatcaccttctctgcatgatgtctctattaatgacttgctgtcattcatacaaaagccgttagatattcatcacattcgcacgaaactttattcattacccctttcaaaacttcattctctgttcaatttatgtttggaatccactgttacaaaccctcattcaaaccaatacaaacttcaagctataatttcggatattgcaagtcacagacttttcaagccagttcgcattggaaaagatgaaaaagagaaaagatcttttctaaatctttcctttgccaacaaaggtctcgatggcgtcaacctaggcaatatccttcatcataaattagttcaatcgaaaatacctccttatttcaaagaccagtcagtaccaataatttcttatacctataccaaacctattgcaactgaaattttcaattacaaacgcgttttgcagaatctcgatattgacgacttcaagtttaaacctcctgattgcacttgtgctagttcccaattcatatataatcctgctggccacgttattaccggtgaccttaacattgttaataacacttctctacgaaatgtgttattgaaaggtccgaaatatcgtgagcctatttccatcaattggaaatacaactttaaattttgatggactcgaggattatgccaggcaatgggctaaacgtgaaaaggaagacgtatacactctatccgaatggattaaggcagtgcggtcgttaatacaaattagaatcaagaaactgaatgggtccatcaatgcccatgctacgtcaatctttaaagacccaaatgttgctagacacttatccgacctccatgataaatatgttgttgttcgcgcagacaaagccccaaataccatcgtttttgtctgtaaaagtcacaaCATTAagtgcttgataaacgaattaggtatagacaattcacttggaaactcaacatatatcctcacgacacttaccaaagaggaaatcctgaataatcataggtctgttctttgttcctttggtatttcaaccaaagatgaagaactggatcttccatcactgtattggatacctaaactacataagtgtccttacaaacaacggtatattgctgggtcttccaagtgctccacgttACCTCTTTcttaattattaacatctattttatcagcaatcaaagacgggcttcaaagttattgtgaaactgcctattctagaggtggcgtgaatcagatgtggatacttaaaaattccaaagatcttttagagtacatacaatctaactctctttcatcttgtaacagtattaaaacatttgacctttttactctttacacaagtattccacattccaaactaaaagacaaattgaaa
The window above is part of the Mytilus edulis chromosome 6, xbMytEdul2.2, whole genome shotgun sequence genome. Proteins encoded here:
- the LOC139528670 gene encoding toll-like receptor 6, with the protein product MFGTPNDCFFPNLEILQIKSNFIIYFENRFTCLDNLHTLKIGRNPVKRILSNTFYNLTSLRTLMIINTGGRLYEIESLAFRSDTIQTLNFSANHFPFTSVIAERFKFNPDEIFNHLPQLEVLDLSENKFNVTNDVLFRMLIPLKNLLNLTIRHCALTTIPKNLIFRLPKLRYLDLSQNHIKTWKGNIAFQNVSSIEVLRLDMNYITVFKESLFPPDLRRNLKSIYLANNPFSCTCKLLWLRKWIEEKSEKFKQYPEDYICSTPIELHGSLLKSYFPSDRKCESINELLIAFTVLSTIGIFVVMLVSLVYKGRWHIRHAIYLCHVRRKGHEGMDDVSNILYSGFVVYCEEDQEWVKEKFVKMVEINDRKLCIHHRDFDGGKLIIDNIANGIARSRKVILILSRAMIQSDWCLFEMRLAHKKFLKRADSLLIIMLETVSPDHMPKSLHTLLTISTYIRWSGGLTEEEEFWKKVRRAIK